The proteins below are encoded in one region of Apium graveolens cultivar Ventura chromosome 4, ASM990537v1, whole genome shotgun sequence:
- the LOC141719366 gene encoding protein MRG1: MGGSVKDDDSATDSDDFKGDLPDSTSGLFVEGEKVLAYHGPRIYEAKVQKAEIRKNEWKYFVHYLGWNKNWDEWVGKDRLMKYTEENVLKQQALDKKQGVDKNQKSARAGHTKPKVSTEAKLEKEDSRNTGTKGKRRKSDVEVEKEDDAQVGKPVKIQIPPTLKKQLVDDWESINQQDKLIKLPRSPNVDTILSKYMEYNSLKDGSHGMTTDQSQEIVNGILCYFNKALPVLLLYNKERQQYIEAVVGDVSPSATYGAEHLLRLFVKLPDLLGKVKMEEETHIRLKQKLNDFLKFMQRNQSTFFLSRYDESKVSKGIDKEEDK, translated from the exons ATGGGAGGGAGCGTAAAAGATGACGATTCAGCCACTGACAGTGACGATTTCAAGGGAGACTTGCCGGACTCTACTTCTGGTCTCTTCGTCGAAGGCGAGAAAGTCCTCGCTTATCACGGCCCTCGCATCTACGAAGCCaaa GTTCAAAAAGCTGAAATTCGGAAGAACGAGTGGAAATACTTCGTTCATTACCTT GGTTGGAATAAAAA TTGGGATGAATGGGTTGGTAAGGACCGCCTAATGAAATATACAGAAGAAAATGTTCTGAAGCAGCAGGCTCTTGACAAAAAGCAGGGTGTAGACAAGAATCAGAAGTCAGCACGTGCAGGACACACTAAGCCAAAAGTCTCGACTG AAGCAAAATTGGAAAAAGAAGATTCACGAAATACTG GAACTAAAGGAAAGAGGAGAAAGAGTGATGTAGAAGTTGAG AAAGAAGATGATGCCCAAGTAGGAAAGCCCGTCAAGATTCAGATTCCTCCAACTCTAAAGAAGCAATTAGTCGACGATTGGGAATCCATCAATCAGCAAGACAAG CTTATTAAACTTCCTCGTTCACCTAATGTTGATACTATACTTTCAAAGTACATGGAATACAACTCTTTAAAAGACGGAAGCCATGGAAT GACGACAGATCAGTCTCAGGAAATTGTGAATGGCATACTGTGTTACTTTAACAAAGCTTTGCCGGTTCTGCTTCTGTACAATAAAGAACGTCAACAATATATTGAGGCAGTTGTAGGTGATGTCTCCCCATCCGCTACATATGGTGCCGAGCATCTGTTACGCCTCTTTG TGAAGTTGCCTGACTTGTTGGGAAAAGTCAAAATGGAAGAGGAGACGCATATCCGCTTGAAGCAGAAATTGAACGACTTTCTCAA GTTTATGCAGAGGAACCAgagtacctttttcctttctaGATATGATGAATCTAAAGTTTCTAAAGGAATTGACAAAGAGGAAGATAAGTGA